One genomic segment of Coffea arabica cultivar ET-39 chromosome 6e, Coffea Arabica ET-39 HiFi, whole genome shotgun sequence includes these proteins:
- the LOC113695042 gene encoding uncharacterized protein yields MLRRNVRLRREYLYRKNLEGKERLLYEKKRKIKQALEEGKPIPTELRNEEAALRQEIDLEDEYTAVPRSTIDDEYANATERDPKILLTTSRDPSAPLTQFVKELKFVFPNTQRMNRGGQVISEIIETCRAHDFTDVILVHEHRGVPDGLVISHLPFGPTAYFGLLNVVTRHDIKDKKAIGTMPEAYPHLILDNFSTKLGERTANILKHLLPVPKPDTKRIITFANQSDYISFRHHLYEKRGGPKSIELKEIGPRFELRLYQIKLGTMDQDEAQTEWVLRPYMNTSKKRKMIGD; encoded by the exons ATGTTGAGAAGAAACGTGAGATTGAGGAGAGAGTATCTGTACAGGAAGAATTTGGAGGGTAAAGAGCGTTTGCTTTACGAGAAGAAGCGTAAAATTAAACAAGCTCTAGAAG AGGGAAAACCAATTCCTACCGAGCTCAGAAACGAAGAGGCAGCTCTTCGCCAAGAAATCGACCTCGAAGATGAATACACGGCTG TACCCCGATCAACTATTGATGACGAATATGCTAATGCCACGGAACGAGATCCAAAGATTTTACTAACAACATCACGTGATCCAAGTGCTCCTCTTACACAATTTGTAAAG GAACTAAAATTTGTCTTTCCTAATACACAAAGAATGAATCGCGGTGGCCAG GTGATATCTGAAATAATTGAAACCTGCCGAGCTCATGATTTCACAGATGTCATATTGGTTCATGAGCATCGTGGCGTTCCTGATGGTCTTGTTATAAGCCATCTACCTTTTGGTCCAACTGCTTACTTTGGGTTGCTCAATGTG GTCACAAGACATGATATCAAGGACAAAAAAGCTATTGGAACCATGCCTGAGGCCTATCCACATTTGATTCTCGACAACTTCTCAACTAAG CTCGGTGAAAGAACAGCAAATATTTTAAAGCATCTACTTCCAGTACCCAAGCCTGATACGAAACGAATTATCACTTTTGCTAATCAATCAGACTACATCTCATTCAG GCATCATTTATATGAGAAACGTGGAGGTCCCAAGTCCATTGAACTGAAAGAGATTGGCCCCCGCTTTGAATTGAGACTTTACCAG ATCAAGTTAGGAACAATGGATCAAGATGAAGCTCAAACTGAATGGGTTTTGAGACCTTATATGAACACGtccaagaagaggaagatgatcGGAGACTGA
- the LOC113692607 gene encoding uncharacterized protein — translation MSGLSKHGAALTIIFVLSLVALFAQLFYFIWRRRVFQPQTPPQAATTTAPTNSHTFSDPSTNFASSLSSSSKELLCFLCLSSSRVEPTSTPPSLNSTAQEEDDMEVIDIFKLRNLYGPSRVLFTIKEEDSENDVEPEKSAVCSSATTKPNTTAKRVSLEECFNAADDGSIGEEAEAVVALAIGGDRINNAGDQSGVMTPISTPCESPLYFTPSASPVGGGAGQMLDKSYVSR, via the coding sequence ATGAGTGGTCTAAGCAAGCATGGCGCTGCCCTCACCATAATCTTCGTCCTCTCATTAGTGGCTCTCTTTGCCCAGCTCTTTTACTTTATATGGCGCCGCCGCGTCTTCCAACCTCAAACTCCACCCCAGGCAGCTACTACCACAGCCCCCACCAACTCCCACACATTCTCCGACCCGTCCACTAACTTTGCCTCCTCATTGTCTTCCTCTTCCAAAGAGCTCCTCTGCTTCCTCTGTCTCAGCAGCTCGCGAGTCGAACCCACCTCGACTCCACCGAGTCTGAACTCAACCGCCCAGGAGGAGGATGACATGGAGGTGATCGACATTTTCAAACTCCGGAACCTGTACGGACCCTCGAGGGTTCTCTTTACCATTAAAGAAGAAGACAGCGAGAACGATGTGGAGCCTGAAAAGTCTGCAGTGTGCTCGTCAGCCACCACGAAGCCTAATACTACCGCTAAGCGGGTGAGCTTAGAGGAGTGTTTTAATGCGGCCGATGATGGGTCCATCGGCGAGGAGGCGGAGGCAGTAGTGGCACTGGCAATAGGAGGTGACCGTATCAACAATGCTGGTGATCAAAGTGGGGTGATGACGCCCATTTCAACGCCTTGTGAATCACCTTTGTATTTTACTCCGTCGGCATCACCGGTTGGCGGGGGAGCTGGTCAGATGCTAGATAAGTCATACGTGTCCCGATAG
- the LOC113694114 gene encoding NDR1/HIN1-like protein 3, with product MPEPHLNGAYYGPSIPPPKHYHRPGRGGGGSCNPFSCCCGCLCNCILSCIFQILCTIVVVLGIIILVLWLIFRPNKVKFYANDAELTQFDLSSTNNTLYYNLALNMTVRNPNKRIGIYYDRIEASAFYQGQRLKNVELDSFYQPHKNTSSLHAVFQGQQLVTLGSDEASNYKDDKNSGSYNIDVELYMRIRLKFGWVKSPKFKPKIKCDLEIPLNSNGTASGTFESKRCGLDW from the coding sequence ATGCCTGAGCCACACTTGAACGGAGCCTATTATGGCCCATCCATTCCACCACCAAAGCACTACCACCGCCCCGGACGCGGCGGCGGCGGCAGTTGCAACCCCTTCAGCTGTTGCTGCGGCTGCCTCTGCAACTGCATCCTCAGTTGCATCTTCCAAATCCTCTGCACCATCGTCGTCGTCCTGGGCATAATCATCCTGGTCCTGTGGCTGATCTTCCGCCCCAACAAGGTCAAGTTCTACGCAAACGACGCCGAGTTGACTCAGTTCGACCTGTCCAGCACCAACAACACCCTCTACTACAACCTGGCCCTCAACATGACCGTCCGAAACCCCAACAAGAGGATCGGGATTTACTACGATAGGATCGAGGCCAGTGCATTCTACCAAGGCCAGAGGCTTAAGAACGTGGAACTGGATTCCTTCTACCAGCCTCACAAGAACACTAGCTCCTTGCACGCCGTGTTCCAGGGGCAGCAATTGGTGACGCTGGGAAGCGACGAGGCTTCCAACTACAAGGACGATAAGAATTCCGGCTCGTATAATATCGACGTGGAGCTGTATATGCGGATAAGATTGAAGTTCGGTTGGGTGAAGTCTCCGAAGTTTAAGCCCAAGATCAAGTGCGATTTGGAGATTCCTTTGAACTCCAATGGCACAGCGTCCGGGACATTCGAGTCCAAACGCTGCGGTCTTGATTGGTAG
- the LOC113692599 gene encoding NDR1/HIN1-like protein 1 — protein MSEKECTLHKDKRKKMLQRLCAGLLILAFIILLAILITWAVLQPKKPRFILQDATIFIFNVSAPNILTANIQVTVYSRNPNDQIGIYYDKLDVYATYHSQQITYYTAIPPVYQGHKDVNVWSPFIYGNNVPIAPYNGLALTQDQSNGAVQLMIKMNGRVKWKVGTVTTGRYHLHVTCPAYIPFGNKNTGIVIGTGIKYQLSQSCKVSV, from the coding sequence ATGTCGGAAAAGGAGTGCACCCTCCACAAGGACAAGAGAAAGAAGATGCTCCAGCGGCTATGTGCCGGACTTCTTATACTCGCCTTCATCATCCTTTTGGCCATCCTCATAACATGGGCCGTCCTACAACCAAAGAAACCGCGCTTCATCCTCCAAGACGCCACCATTTTCATCTTCAACGTCTCAGCTCCCAACATCCTCACCGCTAACATCCAAGTCACCGTTTATTCCCGCAACCCAAATGATCAAATCGGCATTTACTACGACAAATTAGACGTCTACGCCACCTACCACAGTCAACAGATCACCTACTACACAGCCATACCCCCGGTGTACCAGGGCCACAAAGATGTTAATGTTTGGTCACCGTTTATTTATGGAAACAACGTCCCTATTGCGCCCTACAACGGCCTAGCACTTACCCAGGACCAATCCAACGGCGCTGTCCAGCTGATGATCAAGATGAATGGCCGTGTTAAATGGAAAGTTGGGACCGTCACCACCGGACGTTATCATCTTCACGTCACCTGCCCGGCTTATATACCTTTCGGCAACAAGAACACCGGAATTGTCATCGGCACCGGAATCAAGTATCAGCTGTCACAGAGTTGCAAGGTTAGTGTGtga